Within Streptomyces antibioticus, the genomic segment GGCGAAGTCGTCGAAGACGAAGGGGCCTTCGATGCCGTGGGAGGCACCGACGCGTCCGCCGAAAGCGGGGCTGCGCCAGGCGAACTGGTAGACACGGGTCGAGCCGCCGGCGCGCTGGTGTGCTTCCGCGATGCGCAGGGAGGGGATGCGGAAGGCCCGGTCGGAAGCCATCGAGATCTCTGGCGGGATCGGAGAGCCGTGCTCGTGGCTGCCTTCGTAGACGTTGAGGATCTGCTGCTGCAGCGCCGGGTCGGCGTCCCATGCGCCCGGTGACATGCCCGTCTCCGCGGCGCCCATGTCCTCCATCAGTCCGTACAGGGTGCACTCGTCGCGGTTGGTGCCGATGATCAGTTCGACGTCGGCGCCCACGCCGTCGGCGATGGCGTCGCAGGGCGGGCGGGGCAGAAGGTCGCCGCTGGTCAGGGGGACGAAGGGGATGGTCATCCGGCCGCACCGGGGGTGTTCTCCGCGCTGCACCTCGGACATGATCTCGCGCTGCGCCTTGTGGATGCGGTCCGGGGCGAGGGTGGGCAAGTCGGTTGCCTTCACGCCGAGTTTGGCGAGCATGATGTCGGCGACGGCCTCGGCCGCGTCGGCGGGAAAGCCGAACACGGGTGCGCCGGCGGCGCTTTGTGACACGGCGCGCCGGAGCAGGCCCTGCGCGTCGGGGCAGCCGAGCAGGGAGTTGACGAACGTGGCGCCTGCGGAGCTGCCGAAGACGGTGATGTTGTCGGGGTCGCCGCCGAAGCGGGCGATGTTGTCCCGGGTCCAGCGCAGTGCGGCGATCTGGTCGGCCAGGCCGTAGGCGCCCGAGGCGGTGGCGTAGGCGTCGTCCAGATGTCCGGCGTGCAGGAAGCCGAGCGCTCCGAGGCGGTAGTTGCAGCTGACGAGGATCACGCCGTCGCGGGCGAAGGAGGTGCCGTCCGTTCCCGGATCGGCGTTGGAGCCCATCAGGAAGCCGCCGCCGTGGATCCAGAACAGGACCGGCAGCCGGGAGGCTCCCTGTGGCGCCCATACATTGACCGACAGGCAGTCCTCGCCCGTCGCCCGGTCGGTGAACAGGCCCGAGGACGGCTGCGGGCAACGCGGGCCGTAGTCGGTGCACTCCCGTACGCCCTCCCAACTGCTGCGTGCGACGGGCGGTCGGAAGAGGTTCGGGCCGAAGGGCGCCTCGGCGTAGGGGATGCCCTTGAACGCGGCGATCCCACCGGTGAGCGTGCCCCTGACCGTTCCGGCCGTCGTCCTGACGTCGATGGTGTCCATGGTGATGTGGTGCTCCGGTGCTCCGGTGATGCGGCCTGGACGGGTAAGCGGTCAAGCCTGTGGCGTGGGCGGGGCTTCACGCGTCCGCGTCGGTCTCGGCGGCGCCGGCCCGCTGCGGCTCGATCTGGGCGAGGCGTTTGCGCAGCGCGGTGGTGGCGCCCTGGTAGCTGTCGCTGCCCAGCACCAGCCGTATCGGGGCGGGTTCCTGGGACGCACTGTCGATGATCTTGGCGGCGACCTTGACCGGGTCCCCGGGCACCGGGACCGCGATGTCCTTGAAGACGCGTACGGCCGCGGCCGGGGTGTTGTCGTAGGCGGCCAGCGGTTCGCTCAACTGCAGGCTGCTGCCGGCGAACGAGGTACGCGCGCCGCCGGGCTCGACGATCGTCACCTCGATGCCGAACGGGGCGACCTCGGCGGCCAGGGCCTCCATGAACCCTTCGACTCCCCACTTTCCCGCGTGGTAGAGCGAGGCGCCCGGGTGGGCGGCGAGTCCGGCGACCGAGGAGAGCTGGATGAT encodes:
- a CDS encoding SDR family oxidoreductase, whose product is MTTRTWFITGVSSGFGRELAEQLLARGDRVAGTVRQDGSVDDLRAEYAERFWIGHLDVTDLARVRDVVDAAFDALGRIDVVVINAGYGLFGAAEEFTDEQVVHQITTNLLGSIQTARAALPHLRAQRGGRIIQLSSVAGLAAHPGASLYHAGKWGVEGFMEALAAEVAPFGIEVTIVEPGGARTSFAGSSLQLSEPLAAYDNTPAAAVRVFKDIAVPVPGDPVKVAAKIIDSASQEPAPIRLVLGSDSYQGATTALRKRLAQIEPQRAGAAETDADA
- a CDS encoding carboxylesterase/lipase family protein is translated as MDTIDVRTTAGTVRGTLTGGIAAFKGIPYAEAPFGPNLFRPPVARSSWEGVRECTDYGPRCPQPSSGLFTDRATGEDCLSVNVWAPQGASRLPVLFWIHGGGFLMGSNADPGTDGTSFARDGVILVSCNYRLGALGFLHAGHLDDAYATASGAYGLADQIAALRWTRDNIARFGGDPDNITVFGSSAGATFVNSLLGCPDAQGLLRRAVSQSAAGAPVFGFPADAAEAVADIMLAKLGVKATDLPTLAPDRIHKAQREIMSEVQRGEHPRCGRMTIPFVPLTSGDLLPRPPCDAIADGVGADVELIIGTNRDECTLYGLMEDMGAAETGMSPGAWDADPALQQQILNVYEGSHEHGSPIPPEISMASDRAFRIPSLRIAEAHQRAGGSTRVYQFAWRSPAFGGRVGASHGIEGPFVFDDFALPITRALIGEQAPQNVIAAMHGAWASFATTGDPAATGHVPTWPQYETPGRPTMVFNDTTGVVDDPDSAGRAAWDDVDLRL